In Mixophyes fleayi isolate aMixFle1 chromosome 4, aMixFle1.hap1, whole genome shotgun sequence, the following proteins share a genomic window:
- the FOXI1 gene encoding forkhead box protein I1 — protein MSAFDPQSHSPPRCGPQFPNIGQEPPEMNIYCDSIFHSQTLPSPQRPSNFETGDYSTTANPYLWLNGPSITPPPYLSGSNNSHFMPQSYGMQRQLLPNMHGLGGSELGWLPIPSQEELMKLVRPPYSYSALIAMAIHGAPDKRLTLSQIYQYVAENFPFYNKSKAGWQNSIRHNLSLNDCFKKVPRDEDDPGKGNYWTLDPNCEKMFDNGNFRRKRKRKSDMNGQLSSEKSEGSPLTDSPKIGEHQDMLESSSPETDDSSEKRLSPPAITPCLNNFLSSMTAYVNSANSVSRSVPLGLNNETPDKMGQNMASFNSYSPLSNMTSHGGSEWSTTVPANPFGYSSSVLNQFNSHFYNSISSNSTLYSREGTEV, from the exons ATGAGTGCATTTGATCCGCAGTCACATTCTCCACCACGCTGTGGGCCACAGTTTCCAAATATTGGACAAGAACCTCCAGAGATGAATATCTACTGTGATAGCATCTTCCACTCACAGACCCTGCCTAGTCCTCAACGACCTTCAAATTTTGAGACAGGAGATTACAGCACTACTGCTAATCCTTATCTGTGGCTGAATGGACCATCCATCACACCACCTCCATACCTGTCAGGATCCAACAACAGCCACTTCATGCCTCAGTCATATGGGATGCAGAGGCAGCTCTTGCCTAATATGCACGGCTTGGGAGGATCTGAGTTAGGTTGGCTTCCAATTCCTTCCCAAGAAGAACTTATGAAACTGGTGAGACCACCTTACTCCTACTCTGCACTAATAGCCATGGCAATACATGGTGCCCCAGACAAAAGGCTGACACTCAGCCAGATCTACCAATACGTTGCTGAGAACTTTCCTTTCTATAACAAGAGCAAGGCTGGCTGGCAAAACTCAATTCGACATAACTTGTCTCTTAATGATTGCTTCAAAAAAGTTCCAAGGGATGAAGATGATCCAG GAAAAGGAAATTACTGGACACTGGATCCAAACTGTGAAAAGATGTTTGACAATGGAAACTTCCgcagaaaaagaaagagaaagtcTGACATGAACGGACAGCTATCTTCTGAAAAATCAGAGGGGAGCCCTCTGACTGACAGCCCAAAGATTGGAGAGCATCAAGACATGTTGGAGAGCTCCTCACCAGAAACCGATGACTCATCTGAAAAGAGATTATCTCCACCCGCTATAACACCATGCCTTAACAACTTTCTTTCTAGCATGACCGCTTATGTCAACAGTGCCAACTCTGTAAGTAGGTCAGTTCCACTGGGACTCAATAATGAAACACCTGATAAAATGGGACAAAACATGGCTAGCTTCAACTCATACTCTCCACTTTCAAACATGACAAGTCATGGAGGGTCAGAGTGGTCGACTACAGTACCAGCAAATCCTTTTGGCTACAGTAGTTCAGTTTTAAATCAATTCAATTCCCATTTCTACAACAGTATCAGTTCAAATAGTACCCTTTACTCCAGAGAAGGCACAGAGGTATAA